From Oreochromis niloticus isolate F11D_XX linkage group LG1, O_niloticus_UMD_NMBU, whole genome shotgun sequence, a single genomic window includes:
- the LOC112846720 gene encoding uncharacterized protein LOC112846720 yields the protein MDDTAISAQVSRGSFVSNNIHLVPVSCESSVHSFFIAFERIATALQWPQDMWCVMLLCKLTGKAQEVCSGLSMEDCLVYEKLKSAVLQAYELIPEAYRQHFRGLEVTRGQSYLDFAREKKKLFDRWCSASHANDLSSLCELILVEDFRNSIPESIACYLSEQRVSTLQQAAILADEFTLTHKTNAVECDLPSHYNTSWRARREPANKAEKVVVFRPKTKLCFFCHKPGHLVANCLRLKLKQKAHSKQKGPALRKVSQGSQTDKVVRPSKRPHLGLSCLRGSCGQCKGSTSPELLLFAVFAVCCFLTRTLFVTSPHRLDPSGERNNLSDLLKPHVPIRALR from the exons ATGGATGACACAGCTATTAGTGCACAGGTGTCTAGAGGCTCGTTTGTGAGCAATAACATCCACCTGGTTCCAGTTTCCTGTGAGTCCAGTGTTCATAGCTTCTTTATTGCATTTGAACGCATAGCGACTGCACTGCAATGGCCTCAAGACATGTGGTGTGTGATGTTACTATGTAAATTGACGGGTAAGGCTCAGGAGGTTTGTTCTGGTTTGTCTATGGAGGACTGCTTAGTTTATGAAAAGCTTAAAAGTGCTGTCCTCCAAGCCTATGAACTCATACCCGAAGCCTATAGGCAGCATTTTCGAGGTCTAGAAGTGACACGGGGTCAATCTTACCTTGACTTTGCACGAGAGAAGAAAAAGCTTTTCGATAGGTGGTGCTCTGCAAGCCATGCTAATGATCTGAGTTCGTTATGTGAGCTAATTCTTGTGGAGGATTTTAGAAACTCTATTCCTGAGTCTAtagcttgttatttaagtgaACAGAGGGTTTCCACTTTACAGCAGGCTGCCATACTGGCAGATGAGTTTACCCTAACTCATAAAACAAATGCTGTAGAATGTGATCTCCCTTCTCACTATAATACATCTTGGCGAGCTAGGAGGGAGCCAGCTAACAAGGCTGAAAAAGTTGTGGTTTTCAGACCCAAAACAAAGCTGTGTTTCTTCTGCCACAAACCTGGACATCTTGTTGCTAACTGTTTGAGGCTGAAACTCAAACAGAAAGCACACTCAAAGCAAAAAGGGCCTGCTTTGAGAAAAGTCAGTCAGGGTTCCCAAACTGACAAGGTTGTCAGGCCCAGCAAAAGACCACACTTGGGGCTCAGTTGCTTAAGGGGCTCCTGTGGTCAGTGTAAG GGGTCAACTAGCCCcgagctgctgctgtttgctgtttttgctgtttgctgttttctgacccggacactttttgttacttcccctCACCGCCTAGACCCCTCAGGGGAACGTAACAATTTGTCTGATTTGTTGAAGCCCCATGTCCCCATTCGTGCGCTTCGGTGA